In Streptomyces sp. NBC_00414, a single window of DNA contains:
- a CDS encoding bifunctional DNA primase/polymerase, producing MGFTIGGIREIRSGSRRRGRSSECTAVAEFTGLWGWDVVPGARTAAGACSCGRADCSRRGAHPLDFAPVVPARATLDEVTDAWGEFPGASVMLPVGRAFDVIEVAESAGRRALVRLERMGLPLGPVAVTPEGRAHFFVAPGAAAELPELLYRMGWDDAALDLHGLGPGTHITAPPSDRGGLGPVRWLRSPALDSATKPPAARLLLGTLAYVAHRSRA from the coding sequence ATGGGCTTCACGATCGGCGGCATCCGCGAAATTCGGTCCGGCTCGCGTCGCCGCGGCCGCTCCTCAGAGTGCACCGCCGTGGCCGAGTTCACCGGGCTGTGGGGCTGGGACGTGGTGCCCGGCGCCCGGACTGCCGCGGGCGCCTGCTCGTGCGGCCGGGCGGACTGCTCCCGGCGCGGCGCGCATCCCCTGGACTTCGCGCCCGTCGTCCCGGCGCGGGCCACGCTGGACGAGGTGACGGATGCCTGGGGCGAATTCCCCGGCGCCTCGGTGATGCTCCCCGTGGGCCGCGCCTTCGACGTCATCGAGGTCGCCGAGTCCGCAGGCCGCCGGGCCCTGGTCCGGCTCGAACGGATGGGGCTCCCCCTGGGCCCCGTGGCCGTCACCCCCGAGGGCCGCGCCCACTTCTTCGTCGCGCCGGGCGCCGCGGCCGAACTGCCCGAGCTGCTCTACCGCATGGGCTGGGACGACGCCGCGCTCGACCTGCACGGCCTGGGTCCCGGTACGCACATCACGGCGCCGCCCTCCGACCGCGGCGGACTCGGCCCGGTCCGCTGGCTCCGCTCCCCCGCACTCGACTCGGCGACGAAGCCACCGGCCGCGCGACTGCTGCTGGGGACGCTGGCGTACGTGGCCCACCGGTCACGCGCCTAG